One segment of Oceanotoga teriensis DNA contains the following:
- a CDS encoding Gfo/Idh/MocA family protein → MKSAILIGAGQRGIHAYGAYAIEKKEKLKFIAVAEPDEFKREYFKKLHNIDENYSVKDWKNLIKFGKIADFVVISTMDKLHKEPALEFLKLGYDILIEKPVSTNIEDSVEIIKKAKELKRFIMPCYVLRFSEFYSEIKNLIKNNKIGKIISIEQNENIGYFHMAHSYVRGRWNNSIETASIILTKSCHDLDIIQWLIDKPCKSIFSYGNLSLFNSINKPNNSSDKCLECSVEEECPYSAKKLYLNMELKGWPVDTITNDLSYEGRLNALKNTQYGTCVYTCDNNVLDNQTVFMEFEDGINVVFKLNAFTHDKTRIIKISGSHGEIIGNFEKNIIEIFDFINDTKEIINIKPEYVSAHNGSDFKLMDFFINFIDSNKNIDYFNLIESHFMAEAAEISRINKSNIDYLKFKNSFIK, encoded by the coding sequence ATGAAAAGTGCTATTCTTATCGGTGCCGGACAAAGGGGTATACATGCTTATGGTGCTTATGCTATTGAAAAAAAAGAAAAATTAAAATTTATTGCAGTTGCTGAACCTGATGAATTTAAAAGAGAATATTTTAAAAAATTACATAATATAGATGAAAATTATAGTGTAAAAGATTGGAAAAATTTGATTAAATTTGGTAAAATAGCCGATTTTGTAGTAATTTCTACTATGGATAAACTTCACAAAGAACCTGCTTTAGAATTTTTAAAACTTGGTTATGATATTCTAATAGAAAAGCCCGTTTCTACAAATATAGAAGATTCTGTAGAAATTATAAAAAAAGCTAAAGAATTAAAACGTTTTATAATGCCATGTTATGTTTTAAGATTCTCAGAGTTTTATTCTGAAATAAAAAATCTTATAAAAAATAATAAAATAGGAAAAATAATCTCAATTGAACAAAATGAAAATATTGGATATTTTCATATGGCTCATAGTTATGTTAGAGGAAGATGGAATAATTCTATTGAAACGGCATCTATAATTTTAACAAAAAGTTGTCATGATTTAGATATAATTCAATGGTTAATTGATAAACCATGTAAGTCTATATTTTCTTATGGAAATTTAAGTCTTTTTAATTCTATTAATAAACCTAACAACTCTTCTGATAAATGCTTAGAATGTTCAGTAGAAGAAGAATGTCCTTATTCGGCAAAGAAATTATATCTAAATATGGAATTAAAAGGATGGCCTGTTGATACAATAACTAATGATTTATCTTATGAAGGAAGGTTAAATGCATTAAAGAACACACAATATGGAACATGTGTTTATACATGTGATAACAATGTTTTAGATAATCAAACAGTTTTTATGGAATTTGAAGATGGTATAAATGTTGTATTTAAATTAAATGCATTTACTCATGATAAGACAAGAATAATAAAAATAAGTGGTTCACATGGAGAAATAATTGGAAATTTTGAAAAGAATATAATAGAAATATTTGATTTCATAAATGATACTAAAGAGATTATAAACATAAAACCAGAATATGTTTCTGCTCATAATGGTTCTGATTTTAAATTGATGGATTTTTTTATAAACTTCATTGATTCAAATAAAAATATAGATTATTTTAATTTGATTGAAAGTCATTTTATGGCTGAAGCAGCTGAAATTTCAAGAATTAATAAAAGTAATATAGACTATTTAAAATTTAAAAATTCTTTTATAAAATAG
- a CDS encoding glucose PTS transporter subunit IIA, with the protein MLFSENIQKIISSLGGKSNILDLDSCYTRLRVKLLNNDIVNRETLLKNGAKEVFFKNDGVQIVFGINSKIIKDEILITNENKSIIKDNLNEILSLKSPCRGRLINICDVDDDVFSRKLAGDGFAIFPDSNNVYSPVNGRVKSIFDSKHAIVIETDFGKDILVHIGINTVHLKGEGLDLYISENDVIKEGDLMAKLDLNFFKSKGISPVTMVLITDTECIEDMDYTEKLIVNKNDLVIKIKFKEEFLNGKNFKN; encoded by the coding sequence ATGTTATTTTCAGAAAATATACAAAAAATAATATCTTCTTTAGGTGGAAAATCTAATATTCTTGATTTAGATTCATGTTATACAAGACTTAGAGTCAAACTATTGAATAATGATATTGTAAATAGAGAAACTCTTTTAAAAAATGGTGCAAAAGAAGTATTTTTTAAAAATGATGGTGTTCAAATAGTTTTTGGTATAAATTCAAAGATAATAAAAGATGAAATATTAATAACAAATGAAAATAAAAGTATCATAAAAGATAACTTGAATGAAATTCTTTCATTAAAATCACCTTGCAGAGGTAGATTGATTAATATTTGCGATGTAGATGATGATGTTTTTTCAAGGAAACTTGCCGGTGATGGATTTGCAATATTTCCAGATTCAAATAATGTATATTCTCCTGTAAATGGAAGAGTTAAGAGTATATTTGATTCAAAGCATGCTATTGTAATAGAAACTGATTTCGGAAAAGACATTTTGGTTCATATTGGCATAAATACAGTACATTTAAAAGGAGAAGGCTTAGATCTTTATATTTCAGAAAATGATGTTATAAAAGAAGGAGATCTAATGGCTAAACTCGATTTAAATTTTTTTAAATCTAAGGGTATTTCTCCAGTAACTATGGTTTTAATAACAGATACTGAGTGTATTGAGGATATGGATTATACTGAAAAATTGATTGTTAATAAAAATGATTTAGTCATAAAAATTAAATTTAAGGAGGAGTTTTTAAATGGAAAAAACTTTAAAAATTAA
- the ptsP gene encoding phosphoenolpyruvate--protein phosphotransferase: protein MLNLKGLGVSEGIAISKSFIYKKTEIIIEKKNISNTDEEIKRFEKSVDISKKQLDELYEKTKKDIGEDEAEIFSAHKMFLNDPEFISNIKEQINTGINSEFAIKTVRDILIQNFSLIDDEYIKERIVDIQDVSDRMLRNLLGIKDPNLSNISEDCIIIAYDLTPSDTASMNKDKVKGFVTQVGGKTSHTSIIAKTMGIPAVVGIDSIFEKIDDNVEIIVDGDSGDVFVNPDDRTISEYSLILKDFLREKEELKKYINKKTITKDGESFKVFANIANHKDVEFVLENDAEGVGLFRTEFIYMDRNSLPEEDEQFKIYKKVLESMQNKPVIIRTLDIGGDKEVNYLNLPKEMNPFMGYRAIRICLDRKDIFKTQLRALLRASIYGKLEIMFPMISSVEELFEAKKILEEVKNELKDEQIKFSEDIKVGMMIEVPSAAILSDIFAKHVDFFSIGTNDLIQYFTAVDRTNDKVQSLYDPYNPAIIRILNTIISNAHKNNISVGMCGELASDPSFTRLLCGFGLNEFSVNPASVLKTRKNICESNNSENIKLAKDILNYESSDPIQRLLS from the coding sequence ATGTTAAATTTAAAAGGACTTGGTGTTTCTGAAGGAATAGCTATTTCAAAGTCTTTTATATATAAAAAAACAGAAATTATTATAGAAAAAAAGAATATATCGAATACTGATGAAGAAATTAAAAGATTTGAAAAGTCTGTAGATATTTCTAAAAAACAATTGGATGAATTATACGAAAAAACAAAAAAAGATATTGGTGAAGATGAAGCTGAAATATTTTCAGCTCATAAGATGTTCTTAAATGATCCAGAATTCATTTCAAATATAAAAGAACAAATTAATACTGGTATTAATTCAGAATTTGCAATAAAAACAGTTAGAGATATTTTAATACAAAATTTTAGTCTTATAGATGATGAATATATTAAAGAAAGAATAGTAGATATTCAAGATGTATCAGATAGAATGTTAAGAAATCTTCTTGGTATAAAAGATCCTAATCTTTCTAATATTTCAGAAGATTGTATAATAATTGCTTATGATTTAACTCCTTCTGATACTGCATCTATGAATAAAGACAAGGTAAAAGGTTTTGTCACTCAAGTAGGCGGTAAAACTTCACATACATCAATAATTGCAAAAACAATGGGTATTCCGGCAGTTGTTGGAATAGATTCTATATTTGAAAAAATAGATGATAATGTAGAAATAATTGTTGACGGAGATTCTGGAGATGTTTTTGTTAATCCTGATGACAGAACAATTTCAGAATATAGTTTGATTTTAAAAGATTTTTTAAGAGAAAAAGAAGAATTAAAAAAATATATAAATAAAAAAACAATTACTAAAGATGGTGAATCTTTTAAAGTATTTGCAAATATAGCAAATCATAAAGATGTTGAATTTGTACTCGAAAATGATGCCGAAGGTGTAGGATTATTCAGAACAGAGTTTATTTATATGGATAGAAACTCTTTACCTGAAGAAGATGAACAATTCAAAATATATAAAAAAGTACTCGAAAGTATGCAAAATAAACCTGTAATTATAAGAACTTTAGATATAGGTGGAGATAAAGAAGTTAATTATCTTAATCTTCCAAAAGAAATGAATCCTTTCATGGGATACAGAGCAATAAGGATTTGTCTTGATAGAAAAGATATTTTTAAAACTCAATTGAGAGCTTTATTAAGAGCAAGTATATATGGAAAACTTGAAATAATGTTCCCTATGATCTCAAGTGTTGAAGAATTATTCGAGGCTAAAAAAATACTTGAAGAAGTTAAAAACGAATTAAAAGATGAACAAATAAAGTTTTCTGAAGATATTAAAGTTGGTATGATGATCGAAGTTCCATCAGCTGCAATTTTAAGCGATATCTTTGCAAAGCATGTTGATTTCTTTAGTATAGGTACTAATGACTTGATTCAATACTTTACAGCGGTTGATAGAACTAATGACAAAGTTCAATCACTTTATGATCCTTACAATCCAGCAATAATAAGAATTTTAAATACAATAATAAGTAATGCTCATAAAAATAATATCTCTGTAGGAATGTGTGGGGAATTAGCATCAGATCCAAGTTTCACAAGATTATTATGTGGATTTGGACTTAATGAATTTTCCGTTAATCCTGCAAGTGTATTAAAAACAAGAAAGAATATTTGTGAAAGTAATAATTCAGAAAATATAAAACTTGCAAAAGATATACTAAATTATGAAAGTTCCGATCCAATTCAAAGACTTCTTAGTTAA
- a CDS encoding endonuclease/exonuclease/phosphatase family protein: protein MNAQDITFFKEDIKIKVMTYNIRGGKSYPDNVQNLENIIKTIEKDSPDILMLQEVGYRERINWFEYKEQKGQEQTKIIAEKFGMDYYFYLTENTDYFGNAILSKYPIKEKFGYDLPLPTNLTSEEQKKAWQRGAVGLIIDVNGVEIMVISTHLGLLGIKEVKSELNEIYKRSINSNMPVLIAGDFNLEYEEIKSNLSAMFYDFGSVNHEINKRLKTIPSTNPNRQIDYILATKKDFNIYDCKTISSQASDHIPIISILGVKKN from the coding sequence ATGAATGCTCAAGATATAACATTTTTTAAAGAAGATATAAAAATAAAAGTTATGACTTATAACATAAGAGGTGGAAAAAGTTATCCAGATAATGTACAAAATTTAGAAAATATAATAAAAACTATAGAGAAAGATTCACCAGATATATTAATGCTTCAAGAAGTCGGTTATAGAGAAAGAATAAATTGGTTTGAATATAAAGAGCAAAAAGGGCAAGAACAAACAAAAATAATAGCTGAAAAATTTGGAATGGATTATTATTTTTATTTAACAGAAAATACAGATTATTTTGGAAATGCAATATTATCAAAATATCCAATAAAAGAAAAATTTGGATATGATCTTCCTTTACCAACTAATTTGACCTCAGAAGAACAAAAAAAAGCTTGGCAAAGAGGAGCTGTTGGATTAATTATAGATGTTAATGGTGTTGAAATAATGGTTATAAGTACTCATTTAGGTCTTTTAGGAATTAAAGAGGTAAAATCAGAGTTAAATGAAATATATAAAAGATCTATAAATTCAAATATGCCAGTTTTAATAGCGGGAGATTTTAATCTTGAATATGAAGAAATAAAATCTAATCTTTCTGCGATGTTTTATGATTTTGGATCTGTAAACCATGAAATAAATAAACGATTAAAAACAATACCATCTACAAATCCTAATAGGCAGATAGATTATATACTTGCGACAAAAAAAGATTTTAATATATATGACTGTAAGACAATATCCTCTCAAGCATCAGATCATATCCCTATTATAAGCATATTGGGGGTTAAAAAAAATTGA
- a CDS encoding PHP domain-containing protein: MNPKYDLHMHTFYSDGSQSFEDILKKVKEIGLKCFGVTDHYEVGHNYTVKENPEKYYAHFLKIKEEAEKFGITALIGAEIGFNDLELLKPKNLPEIDYIIGSVHQMPQELEEKEYWNLYRKYLENAVTKYDFQILGHAEGYLPVNKFMKSGSNFEDRRKYEKIIAKKYFSLEWYKDLAKEMNKNEIALEIHEMSESPRLEVINLMIENGVKLTYGTDSHANYQLAKRDYFKKVLNELELNDENFLDIEAVRRK, from the coding sequence ATGAACCCTAAATACGACTTACACATGCACACATTCTATTCAGATGGTTCACAAAGCTTTGAAGACATATTGAAAAAAGTAAAAGAAATAGGTCTTAAATGTTTTGGAGTTACCGACCATTATGAAGTAGGACATAATTATACAGTAAAAGAAAATCCTGAAAAGTATTATGCACATTTTTTAAAAATAAAAGAAGAAGCAGAAAAATTTGGAATAACAGCTTTAATAGGAGCCGAAATAGGATTCAATGATTTAGAACTTCTTAAACCAAAAAATCTTCCAGAGATTGATTATATAATAGGTAGTGTACATCAAATGCCTCAAGAACTCGAAGAAAAAGAATATTGGAATTTATATAGAAAATATTTAGAAAATGCAGTTACAAAATATGATTTCCAAATACTTGGTCATGCTGAAGGATATCTTCCAGTCAATAAATTTATGAAATCTGGAAGTAATTTTGAAGATAGAAGAAAATATGAAAAAATAATTGCAAAAAAATATTTTTCATTAGAATGGTATAAAGATTTGGCAAAAGAAATGAACAAAAATGAAATTGCACTTGAAATACATGAAATGTCAGAATCACCACGATTAGAAGTCATAAATTTGATGATTGAAAATGGTGTAAAACTAACATACGGAACAGATTCTCATGCAAATTATCAATTGGCTAAAAGAGATTATTTTAAAAAAGTTCTCAATGAATTAGAATTAAATGATGAAAACTTTTTAGACATAGAGGCAGTTAGGAGGAAATAA
- a CDS encoding GNAT family N-acetyltransferase — MIRKAIKDDISKIVNIMKDVVNKMISEGNPQWDSSYPTKDIYLKDIENEDLYVFIKGDQIVAAACINQIQAEEYKNIKWKISSDNSFVIHRIIIDPNFQNQGIAVDFMKFAEKLAIKSNVFSIRIDTFSMNKKAQNLFKKLGYFEVGKVYFRNKKEPFICFEKNII; from the coding sequence ATGATAAGAAAAGCAATCAAAGATGATATCTCTAAAATAGTTAATATAATGAAAGATGTTGTCAATAAAATGATCTCTGAAGGAAATCCACAATGGGATAGTTCTTATCCCACCAAAGATATTTATTTAAAAGATATAGAAAATGAAGATTTATATGTATTTATAAAGGGAGATCAGATTGTTGCTGCTGCATGTATAAATCAAATACAAGCTGAAGAATATAAAAATATTAAATGGAAAATATCCTCTGATAATTCTTTTGTAATTCATAGAATAATTATAGATCCAAATTTTCAAAATCAAGGAATAGCTGTTGATTTCATGAAATTTGCCGAAAAATTAGCTATAAAATCAAATGTATTTTCTATAAGGATTGATACATTTTCAATGAATAAAAAAGCACAGAATTTATTTAAAAAACTTGGATACTTTGAAGTTGGAAAAGTTTATTTTAGAAATAAAAAAGAACCTTTTATTTGTTTTGAAAAGAATATCATTTAG
- a CDS encoding Gfo/Idh/MocA family protein yields the protein MIKVGILGIAHMHGYSYVNQLKQLNDVEIVGVFDRDEEKAMKASETLNIKKYDDYNKLIEESDSIIIASENSYHKEYTIASAKQKKNILCEKPIATNIEDAEEMIKVCEENDVILQIAFPVRYAPSVFELKKIIENDEIGEIVSISSTNHGRMPGGWFIQKELSGGGSVIDHTVHVVDVIRWVLNTEIKGVSCKKNTLNHDINVEDSGLLMMELENGAFMTLDSSWSYPNNHPYWGDVRIRIVGTKGTINLDVFDPKVTKYLNSGTKYENYADNFDYLLIKDFINNVKTNNKNPLTSGKDGLEALRVAVWAYKSSEKNNFLNIKK from the coding sequence ATGATTAAAGTAGGTATACTCGGAATAGCACATATGCATGGATATTCTTATGTAAATCAGTTAAAACAATTAAATGATGTAGAAATTGTTGGAGTCTTTGACAGAGATGAAGAAAAAGCTATGAAGGCATCAGAGACATTAAATATAAAAAAATATGATGATTATAATAAATTAATAGAAGAATCAGACTCTATTATAATAGCTTCAGAAAATTCATATCATAAAGAATATACAATAGCTTCAGCAAAACAGAAAAAAAATATATTATGTGAAAAGCCAATAGCTACAAATATAGAAGATGCTGAAGAGATGATAAAAGTATGTGAAGAAAATGATGTAATATTACAAATAGCTTTTCCTGTAAGATATGCTCCATCAGTATTTGAACTAAAAAAAATAATTGAAAATGATGAAATTGGAGAAATAGTATCAATAAGTTCAACTAATCATGGAAGAATGCCTGGTGGATGGTTTATACAAAAAGAATTGAGTGGTGGAGGTTCTGTAATAGATCATACAGTTCATGTCGTTGATGTTATAAGATGGGTATTAAATACAGAAATAAAAGGTGTTTCATGCAAAAAAAATACATTAAATCATGATATAAACGTTGAAGATTCAGGCCTTTTGATGATGGAACTTGAAAATGGAGCATTCATGACATTAGATTCAAGTTGGTCATATCCAAATAATCATCCTTATTGGGGAGATGTAAGAATAAGAATTGTAGGAACAAAAGGAACAATAAATTTAGATGTGTTTGATCCCAAGGTGACAAAGTATCTTAATTCTGGAACAAAATATGAAAATTATGCAGATAATTTTGATTATCTTTTGATAAAAGATTTTATAAATAATGTTAAAACAAACAATAAAAATCCTTTAACTTCTGGTAAAGATGGCCTTGAAGCTTTAAGAGTAGCTGTTTGGGCGTATAAAAGTTCAGAAAAAAATAATTTTTTAAATATAAAAAAATAA
- a CDS encoding alkaline phosphatase family protein — protein MKKLLFVTIDSLGNDLIEKSNAKFIKEILKNGNTIKNVKTAFPSLTTPMMTTILTGKYPFEHGIYSNSVYDFEKNKVIGKLRDIKVPTISEILMEKGYKTLSVQHFMLENRCDKYIQIDGSKPENNTNSIIKELDQKNYDAIFTIYQSVDSIGHKYGAMSKKRINELEKVDSELERLYEYLNKKWGDFLLVINSDHSMSSFENHSDFSIIEFMEKFGFKGDFYEPGNEIPENLDYIIIRQPTVQIYLISKKAKILKKNIIKDLNEIEDIAEVYDQIKLKELKNEHLCDIAYTLKRGYTNNISNILLKIRKFGYHGTFEENNAIISFYENGIKKENLKGYDLTIILNKTLEHLELSIN, from the coding sequence TTGAAAAAACTTTTATTTGTTACTATAGATTCTCTTGGAAATGATTTAATTGAAAAATCTAATGCAAAATTTATAAAAGAAATATTAAAAAATGGAAATACAATAAAAAATGTAAAAACAGCATTTCCTTCTCTAACAACACCTATGATGACAACCATATTGACTGGAAAGTATCCATTTGAACATGGCATATATTCAAATTCTGTATATGATTTTGAAAAAAATAAAGTTATAGGAAAATTGAGAGATATAAAAGTTCCAACAATATCAGAAATATTGATGGAAAAAGGATATAAAACATTATCTGTACAACATTTTATGCTTGAAAATAGATGTGATAAATACATACAAATAGATGGATCAAAACCAGAAAATAATACAAATTCAATAATAAAAGAATTAGATCAAAAAAATTATGATGCAATATTCACTATATATCAAAGTGTTGATTCTATTGGACATAAATATGGTGCCATGAGTAAAAAAAGAATAAATGAATTAGAAAAAGTAGATTCAGAACTTGAAAGATTATATGAATATCTCAATAAAAAATGGGGAGATTTTTTATTAGTAATAAATTCAGACCATTCTATGAGTTCATTTGAAAATCATAGCGATTTTTCTATAATAGAATTTATGGAAAAATTTGGATTTAAAGGAGATTTCTATGAACCAGGAAATGAAATACCTGAAAACTTAGATTATATAATTATTAGACAACCTACTGTACAGATATATTTAATAAGTAAGAAAGCTAAAATATTAAAAAAGAATATAATAAAAGATTTAAATGAAATAGAAGATATTGCAGAAGTATATGATCAAATAAAATTAAAAGAATTAAAAAATGAACACTTATGTGATATTGCTTACACTTTAAAAAGAGGCTACACTAATAATATAAGTAATATTTTGTTAAAGATAAGAAAGTTTGGATATCATGGAACATTCGAAGAAAACAATGCAATAATAAGTTTTTATGAAAATGGAATAAAAAAAGAAAATCTTAAGGGTTATGATTTAACTATAATACTTAATAAAACACTTGAACATCTTGAATTGAGTATTAATTGA
- a CDS encoding Gfo/Idh/MocA family protein, which yields MLNIGLIGCGMMGKVHTNAYKNLKDVDFNVKYVSDFIKEKSDFCEKELNTSTATFEEIINDEEIDVIDLCTPTYTHKDLAIKAAKKGKNIFCEKPIALNEKDAQEIIDVCKENNVKLMIGHVVRFFPEYKKAKMLIENNEIGKATIARFYRGGVYPSHGIDNWFNDLEKSGGVFVDLSIHDFDFLRTIFGEIESIEARSAKISYGNIKNFDHGTAILKFKNGKIAHVEGSWAEPENMPINFKTDYEIFGDDGMLNYDSEKSLTFRIQKNKQYTRMNPSNINPYMEEIKAFLLSVINNEEPPVSGEEALKSLKIALAANKSAKEKRTICFEEMN from the coding sequence ATGTTAAATATAGGATTAATAGGTTGTGGTATGATGGGAAAAGTTCATACCAACGCATATAAAAATCTAAAAGATGTAGATTTTAATGTAAAATATGTTTCAGATTTTATAAAAGAAAAATCTGATTTTTGTGAAAAAGAATTAAATACTTCAACAGCAACATTTGAAGAAATAATAAATGATGAAGAAATAGATGTTATAGATCTATGTACACCTACTTATACACATAAAGATTTAGCTATAAAAGCTGCAAAAAAAGGTAAAAATATATTTTGTGAAAAACCAATAGCATTAAATGAAAAAGATGCACAAGAAATAATAGATGTTTGTAAAGAAAATAATGTAAAACTCATGATAGGACATGTAGTTAGATTTTTTCCTGAATATAAAAAAGCAAAAATGTTAATAGAAAACAATGAAATAGGAAAAGCTACTATAGCGAGATTTTATAGAGGTGGTGTATATCCATCTCATGGAATAGATAATTGGTTTAATGATTTAGAAAAAAGTGGAGGAGTATTTGTAGATCTTTCAATACATGATTTTGATTTTCTAAGAACAATATTTGGAGAAATAGAATCAATAGAAGCAAGAAGTGCAAAAATATCTTATGGAAATATAAAAAATTTTGATCATGGAACTGCAATATTAAAATTCAAAAATGGAAAAATAGCTCATGTAGAAGGAAGTTGGGCAGAACCAGAAAATATGCCTATTAATTTCAAAACTGATTATGAAATATTTGGTGATGATGGAATGTTAAACTATGATTCTGAAAAGAGTTTAACATTTAGAATACAAAAAAACAAACAATATACAAGAATGAACCCTTCAAATATAAATCCATATATGGAAGAAATAAAAGCATTTTTATTGAGTGTTATTAACAATGAAGAACCGCCAGTAAGTGGAGAAGAAGCATTAAAATCATTAAAAATAGCCTTAGCAGCAAATAAATCTGCCAAAGAAAAAAGAACCATTTGTTTTGAGGAGATGAATTAA
- a CDS encoding PRD domain-containing protein: MNEYKIKKVFNNNVVLVEKNDEDFILIGKGIGFARQKGSYVKNVDTVEHIFISTEKSDLIKNKDILSDIDPKIALITEKILNLASKKLDMKFKVDTHLGMIDHINFAIRRLKEGISLRNPFLEETKFLFPIEFEIAKECLNILKRETGINIPDDEAGFIALHLNSAKESKSKKDLIKLNQIVNKIEKLLSNKNIDVLNHPFDFKRFIDHIKDCIKRNNDKKNISNPLLKDILNKMSEEYEISKEINNIIFEELNISLSDDELGFIAVHVYKLKNL; the protein is encoded by the coding sequence GTGAACGAATATAAAATAAAAAAAGTATTCAACAATAATGTTGTACTTGTTGAAAAAAATGATGAAGATTTTATTTTGATAGGTAAAGGTATAGGTTTTGCAAGACAAAAAGGTTCTTATGTAAAAAACGTCGATACTGTTGAGCATATATTTATATCTACTGAGAAATCTGATTTGATTAAAAACAAAGATATTTTATCTGATATAGATCCAAAAATTGCTTTAATAACAGAAAAAATACTTAACTTGGCGTCAAAAAAACTCGATATGAAATTTAAAGTTGACACTCATCTCGGAATGATAGATCATATAAACTTTGCAATTAGAAGACTTAAAGAAGGCATATCATTAAGAAATCCTTTTTTAGAAGAAACAAAATTTTTATTTCCAATTGAGTTTGAGATAGCAAAAGAATGTTTGAATATTTTGAAAAGAGAAACAGGTATAAATATTCCAGATGATGAAGCAGGTTTTATAGCTTTGCATTTGAATTCTGCCAAAGAATCTAAATCAAAAAAAGATTTGATAAAACTAAATCAAATAGTTAATAAGATTGAAAAACTCTTATCCAATAAAAATATAGATGTTTTGAACCATCCTTTTGATTTCAAAAGATTTATAGACCATATAAAAGATTGCATAAAAAGAAATAATGATAAAAAAAATATTTCTAATCCTCTGCTCAAAGATATTTTAAATAAAATGAGTGAAGAGTATGAAATATCAAAAGAAATAAACAATATAATATTTGAAGAGTTAAACATAAGTTTATCCGATGATGAATTAGGTTTTATAGCTGTTCATGTATATAAACTAAAAAATTTATAA
- a CDS encoding HPr family phosphocarrier protein yields MEKTLKIKNKTGLHARPAALFSQKAASFNCDIKLEANGKSINAKSILSVLSLGVTQGTEIKLIANGADENEAISALTDLINSFED; encoded by the coding sequence ATGGAAAAAACTTTAAAAATTAAAAACAAGACAGGATTACATGCAAGACCAGCAGCATTATTCTCACAAAAGGCAGCTTCTTTTAATTGTGATATCAAATTAGAGGCTAATGGAAAATCTATAAATGCAAAATCAATTCTTTCAGTTTTATCTTTAGGTGTAACTCAAGGAACTGAAATAAAATTAATCGCTAATGGAGCAGATGAAAATGAAGCTATTTCAGCTTTAACTGATTTAATTAATTCTTTTGAAGATTGA